The Candidatus Tanganyikabacteria bacterium genome window below encodes:
- a CDS encoding HD domain-containing protein yields MILPAPDNPRLAEILGRIEADATLPKLWELSITNSARAGVNDHGPTHVKIVAHNALKILRLLLAAGVEPNMVKDHQMTRADAEIVVALAGLLHDVGMSTHRDGHEAHSLFIVNAALPRLLEGLYEPAARTTMLSETLHAMIGHNHAQRCLTIEAGVVKVADALDMSKWRSRYIIKQGRVSIHSLSAAAIDRVSVGAGKTRPVAVEITMNNSAGIFQVDTLLKDKVAGSGIAEYLEVTTRVVGDAERQHIQHYKL; encoded by the coding sequence ATGATCCTGCCGGCGCCCGACAATCCCCGCCTGGCCGAGATTCTCGGCCGCATCGAGGCGGACGCGACGCTGCCGAAGCTGTGGGAGCTCTCGATCACGAACTCGGCGCGGGCGGGCGTCAACGACCACGGGCCCACCCACGTGAAGATCGTGGCCCACAACGCGCTCAAGATCCTGCGCCTGCTGCTGGCGGCGGGCGTGGAGCCCAACATGGTCAAGGACCACCAGATGACGCGGGCGGACGCCGAGATCGTCGTCGCCCTCGCGGGCCTCCTGCACGACGTGGGCATGTCCACCCACCGCGACGGCCACGAGGCGCACTCGCTCTTCATCGTCAACGCGGCGCTGCCGCGCCTGCTGGAAGGCCTCTACGAGCCCGCGGCGCGCACCACCATGCTATCCGAGACCCTGCACGCGATGATCGGCCACAACCACGCCCAGCGGTGCCTGACGATCGAGGCCGGCGTGGTCAAGGTGGCCGACGCCCTGGACATGAGCAAGTGGCGTTCGCGCTACATCATCAAGCAGGGCCGGGTGTCGATCCACTCCCTGTCGGCCGCCGCCATCGACAGGGTGAGCGTCGGCGCCGGTAAGACGCGCCCGGTGGCCGTCGAGATCACGATGAACAACAGCGCCGGCATCTTCCAGGTGGACACCCTCCTCAAGGACAAGGTGGCGGGCAGCGGAATCGCGGAGTACCTGGAGGTCACGACCCGCGTGGTCGGCGACGCCGAACGCCAGCATATCCAGCACTACAAGCTATGA
- a CDS encoding CBS domain-containing protein, producing the protein MNPEVVTCPPTAKIPDVAKIMKQRNVGMIPVVDGNRLLGVVTDRDITIDCVAAGNIDRSVKDILHDKPICVSPDADIQEAARLMAQNKVRRLCVSTNGDIQGVVSLDDLTATGDAKLVADVLAKIHPHQRPRG; encoded by the coding sequence ATGAATCCTGAAGTCGTTACATGTCCGCCCACCGCCAAGATCCCCGACGTCGCGAAGATCATGAAGCAGCGCAACGTGGGCATGATCCCGGTCGTCGACGGCAACCGCCTGCTGGGCGTCGTCACGGACCGGGACATCACCATCGACTGCGTGGCGGCAGGCAACATCGACCGGTCGGTGAAGGACATCCTCCACGACAAGCCGATCTGCGTCTCCCCCGACGCCGACATCCAGGAAGCGGCCCGCTTGATGGCCCAGAACAAGGTCCGCCGCCTCTGCGTGTCCACCAACGGCGACATCCAGGGCGTCGTCTCCCTGGACGATCTCACGGCCACCGGCGACGCGAAACTCGTGGCCGACGTGCTGGCGAAGATCCATCCCCATCAGCGGCCGCGCGGCTAG